The following coding sequences are from one Streptomyces sp. NBC_00536 window:
- a CDS encoding WD40/YVTN/BNR-like repeat-containing protein, with amino-acid sequence MTVSDEQVATAKDISVEQVRLLRKSRGATNETLEGLPVTAVRRALRRLDYPDLPNARVLFRLEQERGDDGRVPQHAQGTARARMRSLARSTAQAPQTAGVPTGHHRGARADRPAPTAGMALTQWEWLGPGNIGGRTRAIVVDPGHPNKMWAASAGGGVWVTRNGGAKWAPVDDFLGNLACACMAMDPSDPSTIYVGTGEGFSNGDALRGNGIFRTTDATTWTPLPATQTEDFRAVNRIAVSASGEVVLAATDTGLFRSADPARATWTRVLDIPPGQVAFDPGDDARAVAGALNAGEAWFSADGGLTWQAAAHGPWSGRVELAYAVKDPTVVYASVQAQTGQIWRSADGGRTYQSRKTRGPGGKVADYLGDQGWYSNAIWAGDPTNADLLVTGGVNLWRSTDGGDHLAEISTWWDPESAHADHHAIVSHPSYDGSHNRTVFFGNDGGVFKAADLAVVGTEPKAPFVDGWTELVNNYGVTQFFGGSGNTVSGKIIGGAQDNGTLCFDPAAGTEGWKEFQGGDGGWCACDPTDPQVLYGEYVFLNIHRNDDGGATDDPDRYISGQFWNPAIPGWDWKPPPFRIPDAKNQQALFIAPFVMDPGNPQRLLAGGLSLWRTDNAKAPNTPTSGPTWQAVKPSAGSLISALAVAPTASDVVWVGHRNGMLFHTANGTAATPTWDRVGVTGPSPLRPQRYCTCITAHPADAKTAYVAFGGFEPGNLWVTRDGGAQWTDLSPTLPDAPVRALAVHPRRHAFLYCGTEVGLFASEDTGTTWSPTNEGPANCSVDDLFWMDETLVCVTHGRGMFRIDLSSV; translated from the coding sequence ATGACCGTCTCGGACGAACAGGTCGCCACAGCCAAGGACATCAGCGTCGAGCAGGTGCGGTTGCTCCGCAAGAGCCGGGGTGCCACCAACGAGACGCTGGAGGGCCTTCCCGTCACGGCGGTGCGCCGGGCCCTGCGCCGCCTCGACTATCCCGACCTGCCCAACGCACGGGTGCTGTTCCGGCTCGAACAGGAACGCGGCGATGACGGCCGGGTGCCGCAGCACGCGCAGGGGACGGCACGCGCCCGGATGCGCTCCCTGGCGCGGAGCACCGCCCAGGCTCCGCAGACCGCGGGTGTGCCGACCGGCCATCACCGCGGCGCGCGGGCGGACAGGCCGGCGCCGACCGCGGGGATGGCGCTCACCCAGTGGGAGTGGCTCGGCCCCGGGAACATCGGCGGCCGCACCCGGGCCATCGTGGTCGACCCGGGCCACCCGAACAAGATGTGGGCCGCGAGCGCAGGCGGTGGCGTGTGGGTCACCCGTAACGGCGGCGCGAAGTGGGCGCCGGTGGACGACTTCCTCGGCAACCTCGCCTGCGCGTGCATGGCGATGGACCCCTCGGACCCGTCGACGATCTACGTCGGCACAGGCGAGGGCTTCTCGAACGGAGACGCCCTCCGCGGCAACGGCATCTTCCGCACCACCGACGCGACCACGTGGACCCCCTTGCCGGCGACGCAGACCGAGGATTTCCGTGCGGTGAACCGGATCGCGGTGTCCGCATCGGGCGAAGTGGTCCTCGCGGCCACCGATACCGGGCTCTTCCGCAGTGCCGATCCGGCCCGGGCGACCTGGACCCGGGTCCTGGACATCCCGCCCGGCCAGGTCGCGTTCGATCCGGGTGACGACGCCCGGGCGGTGGCGGGCGCACTCAACGCGGGCGAGGCCTGGTTCAGCGCTGACGGCGGGCTCACCTGGCAGGCCGCTGCCCACGGCCCGTGGTCGGGCCGGGTCGAACTGGCCTACGCGGTGAAGGATCCCACGGTGGTCTACGCCTCGGTACAGGCGCAGACCGGCCAGATCTGGCGGTCGGCCGACGGCGGCAGGACGTACCAGAGCAGGAAGACCCGGGGCCCGGGCGGCAAGGTGGCCGATTACCTGGGCGACCAGGGCTGGTACAGCAACGCGATCTGGGCGGGAGACCCGACGAACGCGGACCTACTCGTCACGGGTGGCGTCAACTTGTGGCGGAGCACGGACGGCGGCGATCACCTGGCCGAGATCAGCACCTGGTGGGACCCGGAATCGGCGCACGCCGACCACCACGCCATCGTCTCGCACCCCTCCTACGACGGGTCGCACAACAGAACGGTGTTCTTCGGCAATGACGGCGGGGTGTTCAAGGCGGCGGACCTCGCGGTGGTGGGGACGGAGCCGAAGGCGCCGTTCGTCGACGGCTGGACCGAGCTGGTCAACAACTACGGCGTCACGCAGTTCTTCGGAGGCTCCGGCAACACCGTCAGCGGAAAGATCATCGGCGGTGCGCAGGACAACGGCACGCTCTGCTTCGACCCCGCGGCCGGGACCGAGGGATGGAAGGAGTTCCAGGGCGGCGACGGCGGCTGGTGCGCCTGCGATCCGACCGACCCCCAGGTCCTCTACGGCGAGTACGTCTTCCTGAACATCCACCGCAACGACGACGGCGGCGCCACCGATGACCCGGACCGGTACATCAGCGGCCAGTTCTGGAACCCCGCGATTCCCGGCTGGGACTGGAAGCCGCCGCCGTTCCGGATTCCCGACGCCAAGAACCAGCAGGCGCTCTTCATCGCGCCGTTCGTCATGGATCCGGGCAATCCGCAGAGGCTGCTGGCCGGCGGGCTGTCCCTGTGGCGGACGGACAACGCGAAGGCGCCGAACACGCCGACCTCGGGGCCCACTTGGCAGGCGGTCAAGCCCAGCGCGGGATCGCTGATCAGCGCGCTCGCGGTGGCCCCGACCGCCTCCGACGTGGTCTGGGTGGGCCACCGCAACGGCATGCTCTTCCACACCGCCAACGGCACGGCGGCGACGCCGACTTGGGATCGCGTGGGAGTGACCGGCCCGAGTCCGCTGCGGCCGCAGCGGTACTGCACCTGCATCACCGCCCACCCGGCGGACGCGAAGACCGCCTACGTCGCCTTCGGCGGGTTCGAGCCGGGCAACCTGTGGGTGACGCGGGACGGCGGCGCACAGTGGACCGATCTTTCCCCCACGCTGCCCGACGCCCCCGTACGGGCCCTCGCCGTACATCCGCGGCGCCACGCGTTCCTCTACTGCGGTACCGAGGTCGGCCTGTTCGCGAGCGAGGACACCGGGACGACCTGGTCGCCGACGAACGAGGGTCCGGCCAACTGCTCGGTCGACGACCTGTTCTGGATGGACGAGACCCTGGTCTGCGTCACCCACGGCCGCGGCATGTTCCGGATCGACCTCTCTTCGGTCTGA
- a CDS encoding ABC transporter permease → MMRNVRLRGWIEAIAASLSGLLFLLTLVWPDWIESAFGVDPDQHSGALEWVVVAVALCATVVFSLLARTEYRRARQRAAGPVTG, encoded by the coding sequence ATGATGCGCAACGTACGCCTGCGGGGCTGGATCGAGGCGATCGCGGCCTCCCTCAGCGGACTGCTGTTCCTCCTGACCCTGGTCTGGCCCGACTGGATCGAGTCGGCCTTCGGAGTCGACCCCGACCAGCACAGCGGAGCACTGGAGTGGGTCGTCGTCGCGGTCGCGCTCTGCGCCACGGTCGTCTTCTCCCTGCTCGCGCGCACGGAGTACCGCAGGGCGCGGCAGCGCGCGGCGGGACCGGTCACCGGCTGA
- a CDS encoding CobW family GTP-binding protein: MHAEARRETVEHLLRGVPDSVALHHDLSSAAEGEVIRTLRDASGVLSSDRTPLVNDCACCALREDLVPELERLAASGLTRLAVVELWDSVEPKAMAEVIASHGGRVLELSNVITAVDPALVLPCLGNGDDLAEAGLAAAATDRRTIGDTWARQLEYAPVLALADSEEADEEDRALLSQLHPTARQVPVGSVELTRLAFAGFDVESAAAAQHPACALLPQEADEAGVATLVWHRRRPFHPERLYEALEDLCCAAARSRGRFWLADRPDTLLAWDAAGGALCVEGAGPWLASLPDAAWELVPAVRRAAAALDWHPKHGDCCQHLVFTSPGLDRDGLAELLDSCLLTDTEYAAGPEAWKRLPAAFAQLLDPVS, encoded by the coding sequence ATGCACGCCGAGGCCCGCAGGGAGACGGTCGAGCACCTGCTGCGCGGCGTGCCGGACAGCGTCGCCCTGCACCACGACCTGTCGTCGGCCGCCGAGGGGGAGGTGATCCGGACCCTGCGCGACGCCTCGGGCGTCCTCTCCAGCGACCGGACGCCGCTGGTCAACGACTGCGCCTGCTGTGCGCTGCGGGAGGATCTGGTCCCCGAGCTGGAGCGGCTGGCCGCGAGCGGTCTGACGCGCCTGGCCGTCGTCGAGCTGTGGGACTCGGTCGAGCCGAAGGCGATGGCCGAGGTCATCGCCTCCCACGGGGGCCGGGTCCTCGAACTCTCCAACGTCATCACGGCGGTTGACCCCGCGCTCGTCCTGCCCTGCCTCGGCAACGGCGACGACCTCGCCGAGGCGGGGCTCGCCGCCGCCGCCACCGACCGGCGCACCATCGGGGACACCTGGGCCCGGCAGCTGGAGTACGCGCCCGTGCTCGCGCTCGCCGACAGCGAGGAGGCCGACGAGGAGGACCGCGCGCTGCTCTCCCAGCTCCACCCGACGGCCCGTCAGGTACCGGTGGGATCAGTGGAACTGACGCGGCTGGCCTTCGCCGGCTTCGACGTGGAGAGCGCCGCCGCCGCCCAGCATCCCGCCTGCGCGCTCCTCCCGCAGGAGGCCGACGAGGCCGGGGTCGCCACCCTGGTGTGGCACCGCCGCCGGCCCTTCCACCCGGAGCGGCTGTACGAAGCCCTGGAGGACCTCTGCTGCGCGGCGGCCCGCAGCCGCGGCCGGTTCTGGCTCGCCGACCGGCCCGACACGCTGCTCGCCTGGGACGCGGCGGGCGGCGCCCTCTGCGTGGAGGGCGCCGGACCCTGGCTCGCCTCGCTCCCGGACGCCGCCTGGGAACTCGTACCCGCGGTGCGCCGGGCCGCCGCCGCCCTCGACTGGCATCCCAAGCACGGCGACTGCTGCCAGCACCTGGTCTTCACCTCCCCCGGCCTCGACCGCGACGGCCTCGCAGAACTCCTCGACTCCTGCCTGCTGACCGACACCGAGTACGCGGCGGGTCCCGAGGCCTGGAAGCGGCTCCCGGCCGCCTTCGCCCAGCTCCTGGACCCCGTCTCCTGA
- the rpmG gene encoding 50S ribosomal protein L33, with amino-acid sequence MARNEVRPIVKLRSTAGTGYTYVTRKNRRNDPDRMVLRKFDPVVRRHVDFREER; translated from the coding sequence ATGGCACGCAACGAAGTACGCCCGATCGTCAAGCTCCGCTCCACCGCGGGCACCGGCTACACGTACGTCACCCGCAAGAACCGGCGTAACGACCCGGACCGGATGGTGCTGCGCAAGTTCGACCCCGTCGTCCGGCGGCACGTCGACTTCCGCGAAGAGCGCTGA
- the rpmB gene encoding 50S ribosomal protein L28 gives MSAHCQLTGAQPGFGNAISHSHRRTPRRFDPNVQRKRYWLASEGRHVRLVLSARAIKTVDVIGVEAAVARIRARGVKV, from the coding sequence TTGTCCGCCCACTGTCAGCTGACCGGCGCCCAGCCGGGCTTCGGCAACGCCATCTCCCACTCGCACCGGCGCACCCCGCGCCGATTCGACCCCAACGTCCAGCGCAAGCGGTACTGGCTCGCGAGCGAGGGCCGCCATGTCCGCCTGGTCTTGAGTGCGAGGGCGATCAAGACCGTCGACGTGATCGGCGTCGAGGCCGCCGTGGCGAGGATCCGGGCGCGCGGGGTGAAGGTCTGA
- the rpsN gene encoding 30S ribosomal protein S14 — translation MAKKSKIAQNEKRKAMVERYAARRAELKEVLRSPASGEPERAAALAELRRQPRNASATRVRNRDSVDGRPRGHLRKFGLSRVRMREQAHAGFLPGVTKSSW, via the coding sequence ATGGCCAAGAAGAGCAAGATCGCGCAGAACGAGAAGCGCAAGGCGATGGTCGAGCGGTACGCCGCCCGGCGCGCCGAACTGAAGGAGGTCCTGCGCAGTCCGGCCTCCGGCGAACCGGAACGGGCCGCGGCCCTGGCGGAGTTGCGGCGGCAGCCGCGCAACGCCAGCGCCACCAGGGTCCGCAACCGCGACAGTGTCGACGGCCGCCCCCGCGGCCACCTGCGGAAGTTCGGACTCTCCCGGGTCAGGATGCGGGAGCAGGCGCACGCGGGCTTCCTGCCGGGAGTGACCAAGTCGTCCTGGTGA
- a CDS encoding copper resistance D family protein, whose amino-acid sequence MQLLHLAASAGYTTPPLWRVLTKAGYFIGLTGAIGTTLTYVTSGRPALRAPASHSGDVEVIRRRTAGYLAWAGVVLLVAGYFQLAARVARAGKGMPFGDALAPARISDFLAAPAAKGAWVAQGTLYIVQNVALVITAAALIALFLPSARRHLNAVALTALPLSLAVTLIAAVPATAPKDSDKVLDLVFAQVHIISGVVWVGGLAFLAALATARGRLGDGAGLLWADIWRRFSLVALVCVGAVLTSGLWLSWKHVGSVSQLWTTTYGLFVLIKILLVLAMVAAGGVNQFWLMPRIARARAADDTSSLLHLTLRHFPKIVWGEVALGIAVLVVVPFLSGSARSEAGSPPAVSNGSVFAVGAVLALTLVASLYITVRTSDALARRTPPAPAPTPAPSSTPASA is encoded by the coding sequence ATGCAGCTCCTACACCTGGCCGCCTCAGCCGGCTACACCACGCCTCCCCTGTGGCGCGTCCTCACCAAGGCCGGCTACTTCATCGGCCTGACGGGAGCCATCGGCACCACCCTCACCTACGTCACCTCCGGACGCCCTGCGCTCCGCGCACCCGCGAGCCACAGCGGCGACGTGGAGGTCATCAGGCGAAGAACCGCCGGATACCTCGCCTGGGCCGGAGTCGTCCTGCTCGTCGCGGGCTACTTCCAGCTCGCCGCGCGCGTCGCCCGCGCCGGAAAGGGCATGCCGTTCGGTGACGCCCTCGCGCCCGCGCGGATCTCGGACTTCCTGGCCGCCCCGGCGGCCAAGGGCGCCTGGGTCGCCCAGGGCACGCTCTACATCGTGCAGAACGTCGCGCTGGTCATCACCGCCGCCGCGCTGATCGCCCTGTTCCTCCCGTCGGCACGCCGGCACCTGAACGCCGTCGCGCTGACCGCCCTGCCCCTGAGCCTCGCCGTGACGCTCATCGCGGCAGTACCGGCCACCGCGCCCAAGGACTCGGACAAGGTGCTGGACCTCGTGTTCGCCCAGGTCCACATCATCAGCGGTGTGGTCTGGGTCGGCGGCCTGGCCTTCCTCGCCGCCCTCGCCACGGCCCGCGGCCGCCTCGGTGACGGCGCGGGCCTGCTCTGGGCGGACATCTGGCGCCGCTTCTCCCTCGTCGCCCTCGTCTGCGTCGGCGCCGTGCTGACGTCCGGGCTGTGGCTGAGCTGGAAGCACGTCGGCTCGGTCAGCCAGCTGTGGACGACGACGTACGGCCTCTTCGTCCTGATCAAGATCCTGCTGGTCCTGGCCATGGTGGCGGCCGGCGGCGTCAACCAGTTCTGGCTGATGCCCCGCATCGCCCGGGCCCGCGCCGCGGACGACACGTCCTCGCTCCTGCACCTGACCCTGCGGCACTTCCCGAAGATCGTCTGGGGCGAGGTCGCCCTGGGGATCGCCGTCCTGGTCGTCGTCCCGTTCCTCAGCGGCTCCGCCCGCAGCGAGGCGGGCAGCCCGCCCGCCGTCTCGAACGGCAGCGTCTTCGCGGTGGGCGCGGTCCTCGCCCTCACCCTGGTGGCGTCCCTCTACATCACCGTGCGCACCTCCGACGCACTGGCCCGGCGCACGCCCCCGGCGCCCGCACCCACCCCCGCCCCCTCCTCCACTCCCGCATCCGCCTGA
- a CDS encoding MFS transporter has protein sequence MRTTPQDPRRWIVLAILSGSLLLISMDTTILNVAFPSLVGDLQPGAVQQLWIIDIYALALSGLLVTAGALGDRWGRKRLLMAGFGIFAVASLIAVFSTEAWHVIAARALLGVGGAAIMPSTLSILRSVFTDAKERAFALAVWAAVFGGGMAFGPVVGGLLVQDFGWHSAFLLNLPVTAVIVAAGLRYLPESRSPRAAGRWDWWGVGQSIVGMLALAGGIKQLGKSGVADPLPWALLALAAVLLTVFVRRQLRLDNPLLQVRLFAKPAFSVAATAIFLPMVGMGAILFLVTQWFQYGQGYTPLEAGLRLLPAPLALICASMVAPTLMQRFAIRHVLGAGLVVLAAGMALPWTVQRFAELGYPAFAVALTVMGLGAGLATTVASVTLISTAPADEVSSAAAIEETCYELGSAMGVAILGSTAAALYRTGLPALDLDGPTLSAVRDSVGEAAHTAERIGGSAGQSLLDAASHAYTLAITPAFLLAGGLVVIAAVTTWTLIPRDLQPTENH, from the coding sequence ATGCGCACCACCCCGCAGGACCCGCGCCGCTGGATCGTGCTCGCGATCCTGTCCGGCAGCCTCCTGCTCATCTCGATGGACACCACGATCCTCAACGTGGCGTTCCCCTCGCTCGTCGGCGACCTCCAGCCGGGCGCCGTGCAGCAGCTGTGGATCATCGACATCTACGCGCTCGCCCTGTCCGGCCTGCTGGTCACCGCGGGCGCCCTCGGTGACCGCTGGGGCCGCAAGCGGCTGCTGATGGCGGGTTTCGGCATCTTCGCCGTCGCCTCGCTCATCGCCGTGTTCTCCACCGAGGCCTGGCACGTCATCGCCGCCCGCGCCCTCCTCGGTGTCGGCGGCGCGGCGATCATGCCGTCCACCCTGTCCATCCTGCGCAGCGTCTTCACCGACGCCAAGGAACGGGCCTTCGCCCTCGCCGTCTGGGCGGCCGTCTTCGGCGGCGGCATGGCCTTCGGGCCGGTCGTCGGCGGCCTGCTCGTCCAGGACTTCGGCTGGCACTCCGCCTTCCTCCTCAACCTCCCCGTCACCGCGGTCATCGTCGCGGCCGGACTGCGCTACCTCCCCGAATCGCGCTCGCCCCGGGCCGCCGGACGCTGGGACTGGTGGGGCGTCGGCCAGTCGATCGTCGGCATGCTCGCCCTCGCGGGCGGCATCAAGCAGCTGGGCAAGAGCGGAGTCGCGGACCCGCTGCCCTGGGCGCTGCTCGCCCTCGCCGCCGTCCTGCTGACCGTGTTCGTACGCCGCCAGCTCCGCCTGGACAACCCGCTGCTCCAGGTCCGGCTCTTCGCCAAGCCCGCCTTCAGCGTGGCCGCCACCGCGATCTTCCTGCCGATGGTGGGCATGGGCGCCATCCTGTTCCTGGTCACCCAGTGGTTCCAGTACGGCCAGGGCTACACCCCGCTGGAAGCGGGCCTGCGCCTGCTGCCCGCGCCGCTCGCCCTGATCTGCGCCTCGATGGTGGCCCCCACCCTCATGCAGCGCTTCGCGATCCGGCACGTGCTCGGCGCGGGGCTGGTGGTGCTGGCCGCGGGCATGGCCCTGCCCTGGACGGTCCAGCGGTTCGCGGAACTCGGCTACCCCGCCTTCGCCGTGGCCCTGACCGTCATGGGCCTGGGCGCGGGACTCGCCACCACGGTCGCCTCGGTGACCCTGATCTCCACGGCGCCCGCCGACGAGGTCTCCAGCGCGGCCGCCATCGAGGAGACCTGCTACGAACTCGGCTCGGCCATGGGCGTGGCGATCCTCGGCTCCACGGCCGCCGCGCTTTACCGGACGGGTCTCCCGGCGCTCGACCTGGACGGCCCGACGCTGAGCGCCGTACGGGACTCCGTGGGCGAGGCCGCGCACACCGCCGAGCGGATCGGCGGCAGCGCGGGGCAGAGCCTGCTCGACGCCGCCTCGCACGCCTACACCCTGGCCATCACCCCGGCGTTCCTGCTGGCCGGAGGCCTCGTGGTGATCGCGGCGGTCACCACGTGGACCCTGATCCCGCGCGATCTGCAGCCGACCGAGAACCACTGA
- a CDS encoding serine/threonine-protein kinase, which translates to MPAVPALPAVPRPAAVMGPLLPGDPTRIASYRLVGRLGAGGMGVVYGALDGGGHRVALKTVHPQLAADPQFRARFHREVGVLRRVTGPCLVPFIDADPDALAPWLVTTYVPGPTLHRYVAAHGPLTGARLHLLAAGTAAALAAVHAAGVVHRDLKPANVILSPDGPRVLDFGIAHVTDGTAVTRTGVMTGTPGWISPEQYRDGTADGRGDVFAWGALIAAAATGRPVFGTGAPDAVAYRVLREEPDLDGVPEELHGVLAACLAKEPGERPMSRALAIVTARLLGGADTEVLPVGPAAVPATAPAAPAGQAPDAGAGVPVNDAQIAARWDIPSIEDPSWGGVPLPGTGTTAAPAPTRRGVWVRRGLFIAAAAALGGAVGLGLSLLPSGHDGRGAGAAASSSRSPDNRGGTSSRAPQGLSAPSRSPGSQPSASGPPPTATASEPALTRTTVHTIAPWSMAGGEPAVGITITGEAAGSCWTVSSKTPRSDAWRCKQESTILDPCFAPGEGPSDVVLCMDGTARRMLRLTLTEPLPQDAFRSPGEPAPTSLLIELANGETCGFASGATSVLAGQRLNYFCDGGGTVYGDPDRSHPVWTADYRKGQSPTTESVPVRAAYQ; encoded by the coding sequence GTGCCTGCTGTGCCCGCCCTGCCCGCCGTGCCCCGTCCGGCCGCCGTGATGGGCCCGCTGCTGCCCGGTGATCCGACGCGGATCGCCTCGTACCGCCTCGTGGGCCGGCTCGGCGCGGGCGGGATGGGTGTCGTCTACGGGGCCCTGGACGGCGGCGGCCACAGGGTCGCGCTCAAGACGGTGCATCCGCAGCTCGCCGCCGATCCGCAGTTCCGGGCCCGGTTCCACCGCGAGGTGGGGGTGCTGCGGCGGGTCACCGGGCCGTGCCTGGTCCCCTTCATCGACGCGGACCCGGACGCGCTCGCGCCGTGGCTGGTCACGACGTACGTACCCGGCCCCACCCTGCACCGGTACGTCGCCGCGCACGGGCCGCTGACGGGGGCCCGGCTGCACCTCCTGGCGGCCGGTACGGCGGCCGCGCTGGCCGCCGTACACGCGGCGGGGGTGGTCCACCGGGACCTCAAACCGGCCAATGTGATCCTGTCGCCGGACGGGCCCCGGGTGCTGGACTTCGGCATCGCGCACGTCACGGACGGCACCGCGGTGACCCGTACCGGCGTCATGACCGGCACACCCGGCTGGATCAGCCCGGAGCAGTACCGCGACGGGACGGCGGACGGCCGCGGCGACGTCTTCGCCTGGGGCGCGCTCATCGCCGCGGCGGCCACCGGCAGGCCCGTCTTCGGGACCGGGGCGCCGGACGCGGTGGCGTACCGGGTGCTGCGCGAGGAACCCGACCTGGACGGCGTGCCCGAGGAACTGCACGGCGTCCTGGCCGCCTGCCTGGCCAAGGAACCCGGCGAGCGGCCGATGTCCCGGGCCCTGGCGATCGTCACCGCCCGGCTGCTGGGCGGCGCGGACACCGAGGTGCTGCCCGTGGGCCCGGCCGCCGTACCGGCCACCGCACCGGCCGCCCCGGCCGGGCAGGCGCCGGACGCGGGTGCGGGCGTACCCGTCAACGACGCCCAGATCGCCGCACGTTGGGACATCCCCTCGATCGAGGACCCCTCCTGGGGCGGTGTACCGCTCCCGGGGACCGGGACCACCGCCGCGCCGGCTCCCACCCGCCGCGGGGTGTGGGTGCGCCGGGGGCTGTTCATCGCGGCGGCCGCGGCCCTGGGCGGCGCCGTCGGACTGGGCCTGAGCCTGCTCCCGTCGGGGCACGACGGGCGCGGCGCCGGGGCGGCGGCCTCGTCGTCGCGGTCCCCCGACAACCGGGGCGGTACGTCGTCACGCGCCCCGCAGGGCCTCTCCGCGCCGTCCCGGAGCCCGGGCTCCCAGCCGTCCGCGAGCGGCCCGCCCCCCACGGCCACCGCGAGCGAACCGGCGCTCACCCGGACCACCGTCCACACCATCGCCCCCTGGTCCATGGCCGGCGGGGAACCGGCCGTGGGCATCACGATCACCGGGGAGGCCGCCGGATCCTGCTGGACGGTCTCCAGCAAGACCCCGCGCTCCGACGCCTGGCGGTGCAAGCAGGAGAGCACCATCCTCGATCCCTGCTTCGCCCCCGGCGAGGGACCGTCGGACGTCGTCCTGTGCATGGACGGCACCGCGCGCCGCATGCTGCGCCTGACCCTGACCGAGCCGCTCCCGCAGGACGCCTTCCGCTCCCCCGGCGAACCGGCCCCGACCAGTCTGCTCATCGAACTGGCCAACGGCGAGACCTGCGGCTTCGCCTCCGGCGCCACCTCCGTGCTGGCCGGTCAGCGCCTCAACTACTTCTGCGACGGCGGGGGCACCGTGTACGGCGACCCGGACCGGTCCCACCCGGTCTGGACCGCCGACTACCGCAAGGGCCAGAGCCCCACGACGGAGAGCGTCCCGGTCAGGGCCGCGTACCAGTAG
- a CDS encoding peroxiredoxin, with protein MATAPEVGSVVGDFTLPGGELVGDAFERRDFTLSAQRGKPVVVAFYPGDNTAVCTKQLCSYSSGFEEFAGLGATVWGISPQDVDSHEGFARRHGLRMPLLADTGREVARAFGVSAPGIGLRRSVFLIAPDGTLHWKHVALLGATFQSVSTLARQLAAFA; from the coding sequence GTGGCGACAGCACCGGAAGTGGGATCCGTGGTGGGCGACTTCACGCTGCCCGGCGGCGAGCTGGTGGGCGATGCCTTCGAGCGCCGCGATTTCACGCTGAGCGCGCAGCGCGGCAAGCCGGTGGTCGTGGCCTTCTACCCGGGCGACAACACGGCCGTGTGCACGAAGCAGCTGTGCTCCTACTCCAGCGGCTTCGAGGAGTTCGCCGGACTCGGCGCCACCGTGTGGGGGATCAGCCCGCAGGACGTCGACAGCCACGAGGGCTTCGCCCGGCGGCACGGGCTGCGGATGCCGCTGCTCGCGGACACCGGGCGCGAGGTCGCGCGCGCCTTCGGGGTGAGCGCCCCGGGGATCGGCCTGCGCCGGTCGGTCTTCCTCATCGCGCCCGACGGCACCCTGCACTGGAAGCACGTCGCGCTGCTGGGCGCGACCTTCCAGAGCGTCTCGACGCTCGCCCGGCAGCTGGCCGCGTTCGCGTAG
- a CDS encoding magnesium and cobalt transport protein CorA, with product MFSSLRMSSLRKAVRRGYRRTVDLSHPARSPLGSAVVNCVVYRGGLRQEDCADAGEALRRVRKNGEGFVWIGLHEPDQRELAGLATLFGLHPLAVEDAVHAHQRPKVQRYDDTLFAVLKTVRYVEHERLTESSEVVDTGELMAFVGTDFVITVRHGGHGSLGPLREALEHDPEQLAKGPAAVLHAMVDHAVEEYLCVTDSVQSDIDSVESTVFSEYSGRGDAGRIYQLKRELLELRRAVAPLDRPLHRLGTEPMPAVPADIRPYFRDVADNLSRTTDQIAAYEALLDSILQAHLAQVTVAQNEDMRKITAWAAIVAVPTMVCGIYGMNFDHMPELHWTYGYPAVLLLMAASCFAIHRGFRRNGWL from the coding sequence ATGTTCAGCAGCCTGCGCATGAGCAGCCTGCGCAAGGCCGTGCGCCGTGGCTACCGGCGCACCGTGGACCTCAGCCACCCGGCCAGGTCCCCGCTGGGCAGCGCGGTGGTCAACTGCGTGGTCTACCGGGGCGGCCTGCGCCAGGAGGACTGCGCCGACGCCGGGGAGGCGCTGCGCCGGGTCCGCAAGAACGGCGAGGGCTTCGTCTGGATCGGCCTGCACGAGCCGGACCAGCGGGAACTCGCCGGCCTCGCCACGCTCTTCGGCCTGCACCCGCTGGCCGTGGAGGACGCCGTCCACGCGCACCAGCGGCCCAAGGTGCAGCGCTACGACGACACCCTCTTCGCCGTCCTCAAGACGGTCCGCTACGTCGAGCACGAGCGGCTGACCGAGAGCAGCGAGGTGGTCGACACCGGCGAACTGATGGCCTTCGTCGGCACCGACTTCGTGATCACCGTCCGGCACGGGGGCCACGGCTCCCTCGGCCCGCTGCGCGAGGCCCTGGAACACGACCCCGAGCAGCTCGCCAAGGGCCCGGCGGCGGTCCTGCACGCCATGGTGGACCACGCGGTCGAGGAGTACCTCTGCGTCACCGACTCGGTCCAGAGCGACATCGACTCCGTCGAGAGCACCGTGTTCAGCGAATACAGCGGCCGGGGCGACGCGGGCCGCATCTACCAGCTCAAGCGCGAACTCCTGGAACTGCGCCGGGCGGTGGCCCCGCTGGACCGCCCGCTCCACCGCCTCGGCACCGAGCCGATGCCGGCCGTCCCCGCAGACATCCGCCCGTACTTCCGCGACGTGGCCGACAACCTGTCCCGGACCACCGACCAGATCGCCGCCTACGAGGCCCTGCTCGACTCGATCCTGCAGGCCCACCTGGCCCAGGTGACCGTCGCCCAGAACGAGGACATGCGCAAGATCACGGCCTGGGCGGCGATCGTCGCCGTCCCCACCATGGTCTGCGGCATCTACGGCATGAACTTCGACCACATGCCGGAACTGCACTGGACCTACGGCTACCCGGCCGTCCTGCTGCTCATGGCCGCGTCCTGCTTCGCCATCCACCGAGGCTTCCGCCGCAACGGCTGGCTCTGA